One Bombus pascuorum chromosome 4, iyBomPasc1.1, whole genome shotgun sequence DNA segment encodes these proteins:
- the LOC132906330 gene encoding E3 ubiquitin-protein ligase RNF10 isoform X3, whose product MYKKQKILIRDQNLKDNIMAVQRRIPRLLLTFVVQAELAEPGSVVAQGSKKQNLNHLLNFHYEPREMRGGSGTWNHGKSIKGLPRNSNRCLPRVQRHKYSKEQFLQASCQFVVNANGNYTLYLSDPDVLVDWKLIEQIKLHSSENLSCPICLYPPVAGKITRCGHVYCWPCILHYLSLSDKPSRKCPICDESVQKSDLKSVNEVTQSTLNLGDTITLRLMRREKGSLLAVPVGSLIQNPTSFFPLSETISNQVYSKLLIASTEDVMNIIECERTQLKFELSDNPDSPENCYFEQALDELSKREGELLQKKRNFLQVKSEIPLNETSTLAYKLQIEKADIEKHLSQSRSQDYEETNTSIKKNKKDVDEEILKSAENSSNGVQLTPDIPKFFYFYQAEDGQHLYLHAMNVKMLEMQYGSLENSPHVIMGKLLEKEGGSLTEDLRRRLRYLCHLPLTCQFEVAEIELKPPIVSEEVLSSFQDQLTLRHRHRQQRERDERKREKQITEEENKRMGRYPTPAVHIDSRRHFPQWQPELLFSEESVPSPPESTAASSVASSPSSNTFDEMVASKQTDNVVHEQGPSFAEMLRNTGTRLKSQTLWPSINSTHRKQYSSLTVQTPSRNTEEEEDYVSVPSYSQNFGDALAAALQQTKLETEKNGGGKKKKKKKGKSTVLFATTMAHES is encoded by the exons AtgtacaaaaaacaaaaaattttgatAAGAGACCAAAACCTAAAGGACAATATCATGGCAGTTCAAAGGAGGATACCAAGGTTACTTCTCACATTC gtAGTGCAAGCAGAATTAGCTGAGCCTGGCTCAGTAGTGGCCCAAGGAAGTAAAAAGCAGAACTTGAATCATCTGCTGAATTTTCATTATGAACCACGTGAAATGCGAGGAGGTTCAGGTACATGGAATCATGGAAAATCGATAAAAGGTTTGCCTCGGAACAGTAATAGATGCCTTCCACGAGTGCAACGCCATAAATACAGCAAAGAACAGTTTTTGCAAGCTAg TTGCCAGTTTGTTGTAAATGCCAATGggaattatacattatatttaagtGATCCTGATGTACTAGTTGATTGGAAATTGATAGAACAAATT aAACTTCACAGTTCTGAGAACTTATCATGCCCGATATGTTTATATCCACCTGTTGCTGGAAAAATAACACGTTGTGGTCACGTCTATTGTTGGCCGTGTATCCTTCATTATTTATCACTTTCTGATAAACCCTCGCGTAAATGTCCTATTTGTGATGAATCTGTTCAAAAATCTGATTTAAAAAG tGTTAACGAAGTCACTCAAAGTACGTTAAATTTAGGAGATACTATCACTTTACGTTTGATGCGCCGCGAGAAAGGATCACTGCTTGCAGTACCTGTTGGATCTCTAATTCAAAATCCAACAAGCTTTTTCCCACTATCAGAGACTATTAGCAATCAAGTGTATTCAAAACTCCTTATTGCAAGTACAGAAGAT GTGATGAATATCATTGAATGTGAACGTACACAGTTGAAATTTGAACTATCAGATAATCCTGATTCTCcggaaaattgttattttgaACAGGCGCTTGATGAACTTTCGAAAAGAGAAGGGGAATTATTACAAAAG aaaagaaattttttacagGTAAAATCAGAAATTCCTCTGAATGAAACTTCAACATTGGcctacaaattacaaatagaaaaaGCCGATATTGAGAAACATTTATCTCAATCAAGATCTCAAGACTATGAAGAAACAAATActtcaataaaaaagaataaaaaagatgtggatgaagaaatattaaaatctgcGGAAAATTCGTCTAACGGCGTTCAATTAACCCCAGACATaccaaaattcttttatttttaccaaG CGGAAGATGGGCAGCATCTGTATCTTCATGCGatgaatgtaaaaatgttagaaatgcAATATGGCAGTCTTGAAAATTCCCCTCATGTGATAATGGGAAAACTCCTCGAAAAAGAGGGAGGAAGTCTTACAGAAGATCTAAGACGTAGACTAAGATACTTATGTCACTTGCCATTAACTTGCCAATTCGAGGTAGctgaaattgaattaaagCCACCAATTGTGTCAGAGGAGGTTTTATCTTCATTTCAAG ATCAGTTGACACTGAGGCACAGACATAGGCAACAACGAGAACgtgacgaaagaaaaagagaaaaacaaattaCTGAGGAAGAAAATAAGCGAATGGGAAGATATCCAACTCCTGCTGTACACATTGATTCACGGCGACATTTTCCTCAATGGCAGCCAGAATTGCTGTTTTCTGA GGAAAGTGTTCCGTCACCACCAGAATCTACGGCGGCTTCAAGCGTAGCTAGTAGTCCATCTTCCAACACATTTGACGAAATGGTTGCATCTAAACAAACTGATAATGTCGTTCACGAACAGGGACCATCATTTGCAGAAATGTTGCGAAATACTGGTACACGTTTGAAATCGCAAACACTATGGCCATCGATTAACTCCACACATAGGAAACAATATTCTAGTCTGACTGTTCAGACGCCCTCGAGAAACaccgaagaagaagaagattatGTCTCAGTACCATCATACAGTCAGAATTTTGGTGATGCTTTAGCAGCTGCTTTACAACAAACTAAGTTAG aaacagagaaaaatggaggtggaaagaaaaagaagaagaagaaagggaaatCAACCGTATTGTTTGCAACTACTATGGCACATGAATCTTAA
- the LOC132906330 gene encoding E3 ubiquitin-protein ligase RNF10 isoform X1, with the protein MEKNTKFPQSSAKGVPADAKKNQDIINKLFPRSSRRRESAGTSNFSKSEQSRKCNVQKTKNFDKRPKPKGQYHGSSKEDTKVVQAELAEPGSVVAQGSKKQNLNHLLNFHYEPREMRGGSGTWNHGKSIKGLPRNSNRCLPRVQRHKYSKEQFLQASCQFVVNANGNYTLYLSDPDVLVDWKLIEQIKLHSSENLSCPICLYPPVAGKITRCGHVYCWPCILHYLSLSDKPSRKCPICDESVQKSDLKSVNEVTQSTLNLGDTITLRLMRREKGSLLAVPVGSLIQNPTSFFPLSETISNQVYSKLLIASTEDVMNIIECERTQLKFELSDNPDSPENCYFEQALDELSKREGELLQKKRNFLQVKSEIPLNETSTLAYKLQIEKADIEKHLSQSRSQDYEETNTSIKKNKKDVDEEILKSAENSSNGVQLTPDIPKFFYFYQAEDGQHLYLHAMNVKMLEMQYGSLENSPHVIMGKLLEKEGGSLTEDLRRRLRYLCHLPLTCQFEVAEIELKPPIVSEEVLSSFQDQLTLRHRHRQQRERDERKREKQITEEENKRMGRYPTPAVHIDSRRHFPQWQPELLFSEESVPSPPESTAASSVASSPSSNTFDEMVASKQTDNVVHEQGPSFAEMLRNTGTRLKSQTLWPSINSTHRKQYSSLTVQTPSRNTEEEEDYVSVPSYSQNFGDALAAALQQTKLETEKNGGGKKKKKKKGKSTVLFATTMAHES; encoded by the exons atggaaaaaaatacgaaatttccGCAATCCTCCGCAAAGGGGGTTCCTGCTGATGCTAAAAAAAACCAAG atattataaacAAACTTTTTCCAAGGAGCTCGCGCAGACGTGAATCAGCAGGTACtagcaatttttcaaaatctgAACAATCAAGGAAGTGTAAtgtacaaaaaacaaaaaattttgatAAGAGACCAAAACCTAAAGGACAATATCATGGCAGTTCAAAGGAGGATACCAAG gtAGTGCAAGCAGAATTAGCTGAGCCTGGCTCAGTAGTGGCCCAAGGAAGTAAAAAGCAGAACTTGAATCATCTGCTGAATTTTCATTATGAACCACGTGAAATGCGAGGAGGTTCAGGTACATGGAATCATGGAAAATCGATAAAAGGTTTGCCTCGGAACAGTAATAGATGCCTTCCACGAGTGCAACGCCATAAATACAGCAAAGAACAGTTTTTGCAAGCTAg TTGCCAGTTTGTTGTAAATGCCAATGggaattatacattatatttaagtGATCCTGATGTACTAGTTGATTGGAAATTGATAGAACAAATT aAACTTCACAGTTCTGAGAACTTATCATGCCCGATATGTTTATATCCACCTGTTGCTGGAAAAATAACACGTTGTGGTCACGTCTATTGTTGGCCGTGTATCCTTCATTATTTATCACTTTCTGATAAACCCTCGCGTAAATGTCCTATTTGTGATGAATCTGTTCAAAAATCTGATTTAAAAAG tGTTAACGAAGTCACTCAAAGTACGTTAAATTTAGGAGATACTATCACTTTACGTTTGATGCGCCGCGAGAAAGGATCACTGCTTGCAGTACCTGTTGGATCTCTAATTCAAAATCCAACAAGCTTTTTCCCACTATCAGAGACTATTAGCAATCAAGTGTATTCAAAACTCCTTATTGCAAGTACAGAAGAT GTGATGAATATCATTGAATGTGAACGTACACAGTTGAAATTTGAACTATCAGATAATCCTGATTCTCcggaaaattgttattttgaACAGGCGCTTGATGAACTTTCGAAAAGAGAAGGGGAATTATTACAAAAG aaaagaaattttttacagGTAAAATCAGAAATTCCTCTGAATGAAACTTCAACATTGGcctacaaattacaaatagaaaaaGCCGATATTGAGAAACATTTATCTCAATCAAGATCTCAAGACTATGAAGAAACAAATActtcaataaaaaagaataaaaaagatgtggatgaagaaatattaaaatctgcGGAAAATTCGTCTAACGGCGTTCAATTAACCCCAGACATaccaaaattcttttatttttaccaaG CGGAAGATGGGCAGCATCTGTATCTTCATGCGatgaatgtaaaaatgttagaaatgcAATATGGCAGTCTTGAAAATTCCCCTCATGTGATAATGGGAAAACTCCTCGAAAAAGAGGGAGGAAGTCTTACAGAAGATCTAAGACGTAGACTAAGATACTTATGTCACTTGCCATTAACTTGCCAATTCGAGGTAGctgaaattgaattaaagCCACCAATTGTGTCAGAGGAGGTTTTATCTTCATTTCAAG ATCAGTTGACACTGAGGCACAGACATAGGCAACAACGAGAACgtgacgaaagaaaaagagaaaaacaaattaCTGAGGAAGAAAATAAGCGAATGGGAAGATATCCAACTCCTGCTGTACACATTGATTCACGGCGACATTTTCCTCAATGGCAGCCAGAATTGCTGTTTTCTGA GGAAAGTGTTCCGTCACCACCAGAATCTACGGCGGCTTCAAGCGTAGCTAGTAGTCCATCTTCCAACACATTTGACGAAATGGTTGCATCTAAACAAACTGATAATGTCGTTCACGAACAGGGACCATCATTTGCAGAAATGTTGCGAAATACTGGTACACGTTTGAAATCGCAAACACTATGGCCATCGATTAACTCCACACATAGGAAACAATATTCTAGTCTGACTGTTCAGACGCCCTCGAGAAACaccgaagaagaagaagattatGTCTCAGTACCATCATACAGTCAGAATTTTGGTGATGCTTTAGCAGCTGCTTTACAACAAACTAAGTTAG aaacagagaaaaatggaggtggaaagaaaaagaagaagaagaaagggaaatCAACCGTATTGTTTGCAACTACTATGGCACATGAATCTTAA
- the LOC132906330 gene encoding E3 ubiquitin-protein ligase RNF10 isoform X2, with the protein MEKNTKFPQSSAKGVPADAKKNQDIINKLFPRSSRRRESAGTSNFSKSEQSRKCNVQKTKNFDKRPKPKGQYHGSSKEDTKVVQAELAEPGSVVAQGSKKQNLNHLLNFHYEPREMRGGSGTWNHGKSIKGLPRNSNRCLPRVQRHKYSKEQFLQASCQFVVNANGNYTLYLSDPDVLVDWKLIEQIKLHSSENLSCPICLYPPVAGKITRCGHVYCWPCILHYLSLSDKPSRKCPICDESVQKSDLKSVNEVTQSTLNLGDTITLRLMRREKGSLLAVPVGSLIQNPTSFFPLSETISNQVYSKLLIASTEDVMNIIECERTQLKFELSDNPDSPENCYFEQALDELSKREGELLQKVKSEIPLNETSTLAYKLQIEKADIEKHLSQSRSQDYEETNTSIKKNKKDVDEEILKSAENSSNGVQLTPDIPKFFYFYQAEDGQHLYLHAMNVKMLEMQYGSLENSPHVIMGKLLEKEGGSLTEDLRRRLRYLCHLPLTCQFEVAEIELKPPIVSEEVLSSFQDQLTLRHRHRQQRERDERKREKQITEEENKRMGRYPTPAVHIDSRRHFPQWQPELLFSEESVPSPPESTAASSVASSPSSNTFDEMVASKQTDNVVHEQGPSFAEMLRNTGTRLKSQTLWPSINSTHRKQYSSLTVQTPSRNTEEEEDYVSVPSYSQNFGDALAAALQQTKLETEKNGGGKKKKKKKGKSTVLFATTMAHES; encoded by the exons atggaaaaaaatacgaaatttccGCAATCCTCCGCAAAGGGGGTTCCTGCTGATGCTAAAAAAAACCAAG atattataaacAAACTTTTTCCAAGGAGCTCGCGCAGACGTGAATCAGCAGGTACtagcaatttttcaaaatctgAACAATCAAGGAAGTGTAAtgtacaaaaaacaaaaaattttgatAAGAGACCAAAACCTAAAGGACAATATCATGGCAGTTCAAAGGAGGATACCAAG gtAGTGCAAGCAGAATTAGCTGAGCCTGGCTCAGTAGTGGCCCAAGGAAGTAAAAAGCAGAACTTGAATCATCTGCTGAATTTTCATTATGAACCACGTGAAATGCGAGGAGGTTCAGGTACATGGAATCATGGAAAATCGATAAAAGGTTTGCCTCGGAACAGTAATAGATGCCTTCCACGAGTGCAACGCCATAAATACAGCAAAGAACAGTTTTTGCAAGCTAg TTGCCAGTTTGTTGTAAATGCCAATGggaattatacattatatttaagtGATCCTGATGTACTAGTTGATTGGAAATTGATAGAACAAATT aAACTTCACAGTTCTGAGAACTTATCATGCCCGATATGTTTATATCCACCTGTTGCTGGAAAAATAACACGTTGTGGTCACGTCTATTGTTGGCCGTGTATCCTTCATTATTTATCACTTTCTGATAAACCCTCGCGTAAATGTCCTATTTGTGATGAATCTGTTCAAAAATCTGATTTAAAAAG tGTTAACGAAGTCACTCAAAGTACGTTAAATTTAGGAGATACTATCACTTTACGTTTGATGCGCCGCGAGAAAGGATCACTGCTTGCAGTACCTGTTGGATCTCTAATTCAAAATCCAACAAGCTTTTTCCCACTATCAGAGACTATTAGCAATCAAGTGTATTCAAAACTCCTTATTGCAAGTACAGAAGAT GTGATGAATATCATTGAATGTGAACGTACACAGTTGAAATTTGAACTATCAGATAATCCTGATTCTCcggaaaattgttattttgaACAGGCGCTTGATGAACTTTCGAAAAGAGAAGGGGAATTATTACAAAAG GTAAAATCAGAAATTCCTCTGAATGAAACTTCAACATTGGcctacaaattacaaatagaaaaaGCCGATATTGAGAAACATTTATCTCAATCAAGATCTCAAGACTATGAAGAAACAAATActtcaataaaaaagaataaaaaagatgtggatgaagaaatattaaaatctgcGGAAAATTCGTCTAACGGCGTTCAATTAACCCCAGACATaccaaaattcttttatttttaccaaG CGGAAGATGGGCAGCATCTGTATCTTCATGCGatgaatgtaaaaatgttagaaatgcAATATGGCAGTCTTGAAAATTCCCCTCATGTGATAATGGGAAAACTCCTCGAAAAAGAGGGAGGAAGTCTTACAGAAGATCTAAGACGTAGACTAAGATACTTATGTCACTTGCCATTAACTTGCCAATTCGAGGTAGctgaaattgaattaaagCCACCAATTGTGTCAGAGGAGGTTTTATCTTCATTTCAAG ATCAGTTGACACTGAGGCACAGACATAGGCAACAACGAGAACgtgacgaaagaaaaagagaaaaacaaattaCTGAGGAAGAAAATAAGCGAATGGGAAGATATCCAACTCCTGCTGTACACATTGATTCACGGCGACATTTTCCTCAATGGCAGCCAGAATTGCTGTTTTCTGA GGAAAGTGTTCCGTCACCACCAGAATCTACGGCGGCTTCAAGCGTAGCTAGTAGTCCATCTTCCAACACATTTGACGAAATGGTTGCATCTAAACAAACTGATAATGTCGTTCACGAACAGGGACCATCATTTGCAGAAATGTTGCGAAATACTGGTACACGTTTGAAATCGCAAACACTATGGCCATCGATTAACTCCACACATAGGAAACAATATTCTAGTCTGACTGTTCAGACGCCCTCGAGAAACaccgaagaagaagaagattatGTCTCAGTACCATCATACAGTCAGAATTTTGGTGATGCTTTAGCAGCTGCTTTACAACAAACTAAGTTAG aaacagagaaaaatggaggtggaaagaaaaagaagaagaagaaagggaaatCAACCGTATTGTTTGCAACTACTATGGCACATGAATCTTAA